A genomic segment from Nicotiana tabacum cultivar K326 chromosome 7, ASM71507v2, whole genome shotgun sequence encodes:
- the LOC107760927 gene encoding putative late blight resistance protein homolog R1A-3 — MAHNEIEDMLDHLRRIKIGGDLNSVKIDEIETLELELRFLRTFIKYYPFLLPDSLAKIIKKAQLIVEMLNSVFGGIPDECKTNLNVERLVSHLLEFIGGNASSRYNNELNDSYLSEYMDCLVKNLNDVLVSLELDESETFLTDGLLLQTNRCLKQVKIIQKKMRFLRYLYATEMNGYIDHEKLEGLETRIRFMADNVGQFCFSLWILGEDEDNLNNILSKPPYLLCLIMLVELEMKKIFRGEVKGSKFTQSRTFKDKKLPKGFLRHLRALLVYLSNKILENFPINVSARNFDVAIEFLLVFLAGVPNRFINGKRLNGVLEKVVALVGETLFLSQKLRASSTIKDHTSKTNLTLTEIIERSENLKAQVEERYYKSLKFIPYGQFPTVGGVILLGSFLRKLDEMLKSESGLVMLKPHIGILQKELSSLTSIIRDVAKVQHEHEILKDLQGSIINLAYEAEVVIDSILAQYNSLWHLFCSLPTIIEEIKHISVEVTEMWSENLDLKPCYVVEPSKHLPTQHSNTVNDEEIVGFENEAEQIIRYLIQGTNELDIIPIVGMGGQGKTTIARKVYDNKVIVSHFDGLAWCCISQTYSWIELLREIHSQVSKNKVDKDDELAHMLKKSLMSRRYLIVLDDMWDVKAWDDLRLSFPNDENGSRIIVTTRLEEVGKQVKQHTDPYSLPFLTQEESCQLLQKKVFQQEDCPPELQDVSLEVAKTCKGLPLVVVLAAGIIKKKKMEESWWREVKDALFSYVGKSEGYSLSTMQLSYDNLPDYLRPCLLYMGVFPEDARIPVSKLISLWIAEGFVKNIESGRLEEVAEGYLLDLISSNVVMVSRRRYNGKVKYCKVHDVVLHFCFRKSREEKFMLAVKGHHTYFEPLVWTINGPIVTKLSEFAVKGQFQPSNWKESRLIFNFTDEPFKTRKPFHQHLRSLITTTERVIRSWDPYLLVSKLRLLKVLDLSSYEVNILLSSTLLPLIYLKFLAVYTHKFVFHPKPHLPHLETLIVKCAGNCTGLPAVFWKMKKLRHVEISWTDFDLENNKQQIFKESSKLESLRILKNVLHQIRDANGLLDVLSGSCPNLQELAIKFIDYIDSDSEDDADNVNDCTEICLNLESLTQLQILRLFIPSSQVVSKLHLPSCLKKLVLHTARIESMISFIAGLSSLEYLKLRDPRWDESEELQSEEWCLGDITFHKLKFLKLDRLVISRWEASDESFPLLETLVIRWCNELEEIPNSFTDIQTLKQIKVLSCSKDSLKASAVRIKEEVEDIEGCNRVDIIIKDVYGNLRKLW, encoded by the exons ATGGCTCATAATGAAATTGAGGATATGTTAGATCACCTAAGAAGGATCAAGATTGGAGGTGATCTGAATAGCGTCAAGATTGATGAAATTGAGACACTTGAATTGGAGCTACGATTTTTGAGAACCTTTATAAAGTACTATCCTTTTCTTTTGCCTGATTCCTTAGCCAAAATCATAAAGAAGGCCCAATTGATTGTGGAAATGCTTAACTCAGTTTTTGGTGGAATTCCAGATGAATGCAAAACTAACCTTAATGTGGAAAGGCTAGTATCACATTTGTTGGAATTCATTGGAGGTAATGCCAGTTCAAGATACAATAATGAATTGAATGATTCCTATCTGTCGGAATATATGGATTGCCTCGTAAAGAATCTAAATGATGTACTGGTGTCGCTGGAATTGGATGAGTCTGAAACTTTTTTGACGGATGGACTACTCCTTCAGACAAATCGATGTTTAAAGCAAGTGAAAATAATTCAAAAGAAGATGAGATTTTTAAGATACTTATATGCCACGGAGATGAATGGTTACATCGACCATGAGAAGCTGGAAGGTCTGGAGACACGAATTCGGTTCATGGCTGACAATGTGGGacaattttgtttttctttgtggATCTTGGGTGAGGATGAAGATAATCTAAATAATATCTTAAGTAAACCTCCTTATCTACTATGCCTGATTATGCTTGTGGAACTGGAAATGAAGAAGATTTTTCGTGGTGAAGTAAAAGGTTCGAAGTTTACCCAATCAAGAACTTTTAAGGACAAAAAATTGCCAAAAGGATTTTTGCGTCATCTCCGTGCTCTACTGGTGTATCTCAGTAACAAAATTCTTGAGAACTTTCCAATTAATGTTTCTGCTCGAAATTTTGATGTGGCAATAGAGTTCTTGTTGGTTTTTCTTGCTGGTGTGCCAAATCGATTTATTAATGGGAAGAGATTGAATGGGGTCTTGGAAAAGGTTGTTGCTCTTGTGGGTGAAACATTGTTTTTAAGTCAAAAGCTTCGTGCGAGCTCTACAATCAAAGATCACACCAGCAAGACTAATCTTACCCTGACAGAGATAATTGAGAGAAGTGAAAATTTAAAGGCACAAGTAGAAGAGAGGTACTACAAATCCTTAAAATTCATTCCCTATGGTCAGTTTCCCACAGTTGGTGGAGTCATCCTTTTGGGTTCTTTTTTAAGGAAGTTGGATGAAATGTTGAAATCTGAATCAGGTTTAGTCATGTTGAAGCCTCATATTGGTATTTTACAAAAAGAGCTCTCATCGCTAACATCCATTATAAGAGATGTCGCAAAGGTGCAACATGAACATGAAATTCTTAAAGATCTTCAGGGGAGTATTATCAATTTGGCATATGAAGCTGAAGTTGTCATTGACTCTATACTTGCTCAATATAATTCACTTTGGCATCTCTTTTGCTCACTTCCTACAATCATAGAAGAGATCAAGCATATTAGTGTGGAGGTGACAGAGATGTGGTCGGAAAACCTTGATCTTAAGCCTTGCTATGTGGTAGAGCCATCTAAACATTTGCCAACCCAACATAGCAATACTGTGAATGATGAGGAGATAGTTGGGTTTGAGAATGAAGCAGAACAAATAATTCGATATCTGATTCAAGGTACAAATGAGCTAGATATCATCCCAATTGTAGGCATGGGGGGACAAGGGAAAACGACTATTGCTAGAAAGGTGTACGACAATAAAGTGATTGTTTCTCACTTTGATGGTCTAGCATGGTGTTGCATTTCCCAAACATATAGCTGGATAGAGTTACTACGAGAGATCCACAGTCAAGTTTCCAAGAACAAGGTAGATAAGGATGATGAACTCGCTCACATGTTGAAGAAAAGCTTAATGAGCAGGAGATATCTGATTGTCTTGGATGATATGTGGGATGTTAAGGCATGGGATGACTTAAGATTATCTTTCCcaaatgatgaaaatggaagTAGAATAATAGTAACAACTCGACTCGAGGAAGTGGGTAAGCAAGTGAAGCAACATACCGATCCTTATTCTCTTCCATTCCTCACACAAGAAGAGAGTTGCCAACTGCTGCAGAAAAAAGTGTTCCAACAGGAAGATTGCCCACCTGAACTACAAGATGTCAGTCTAGAAGTTGCAAAAACATGCAAAGGACTGCCTCTTGTTGTTGTCTTGGCAGCTGgaattattaaaaagaagaaaatggaagaatCTTGGTGGCGTGAGGTTAAAGATGCTCTATTTTCCTACGTTGGCAAGTCCGAAGGATATAGTCTTTCCACTATGCAGTTAAGTTATGATAACTTGCCTGATTACTTAAGACCTTGCCTTCTTTATATGGGGGTGTTTCCGGAGGATGCAAGAATTCCAGTGTCTAAGTTGATTAGCTTATGGATCGCGGAAGGCTTTGTGAAGAACATTGAATCTGGGAGGTTGGAAGAGGTAGCTGAAGGTTACTTGTTGGATCTCATTAGCAGTAACGTTGTAATGGTTTCAAGGAGAAGGTATAACGGTAAAGTCAAATACTGCAAGGTTCATGATGTAGTGCTTCACTTTTGTTTTCGGAAGAGTAGAGAAGAAAAGTTTATGTTGGCAGTGAAGGGGCATCATACCTACTTTGAACCTTTAGTTTGGACGATAAACGGCCCCATTGTAACTAAGCTTTCAGAGTTTGCAGTGAAGGGCCAATTTCAACCTTCCAATTGGAAGGAAAGTCGACTGATCTTCAATTTCACTGATGAGCCTTTCAAAACACGGAAGCCTTTCCACCAACACTTGAGGTCACTGATAACGACCACTGAAAGAGTAATTCGTTCTTGGGATCCCTATCTTCTGGTTAGTAAATTGAGACTTCTTAAGGTCTTGGATTTGAGTTCCTATGAAGTAAATATTTTGTTGTCATCTACATTGCTACCACTAATCTACCTGAAGTTCCTTGCAGTTTACACACATAAGTTCGTTTTCCATCCAAAACCACATCTGCCCCATCTAGAAACTTTAATTGTGAAGTGTGCTGGTAATTGTACAGGGTTACCAGCGGTGTTTTGGAAAATGAAAAAACTAAGGCATGTTGAGATTAGTTGGACTGATTTTGATTTGGAAAACAATAAGCAGCAGATCTTCAAAGAATCCTCTAAATTGGAAAGTTTGAGGATATTAAAGAATGTTCTACATCAAATTCGCGATGCCAATGGATTACTGGATGTCTTATCGGGGAGCTGTCCTAATCTTCAAGAACTTGCCATCAAGTTCATTGACTATATAGATTCTGATAGCGAGGATGATGCTGATAATGTGAATGATTGTACAGAGATTTGTCTCAATTTGGAGAGTCTTACCCAGCTTCAAATACTTCGCCTTTTCATTCCCTCGTCCCAAGTTGTATCCAAGTTACACTTGCCTTCATGTTTAAAGAAGTTGGTACTACACACGGCTCGTATAGAAAGCATGATTTCCTTTATTGCGGGACTATCAAGTCTGGAGTATCTCAAATTAAGGGATCCAAGGTGGGACGAGTCAGAGGAACTTCAATCAGAAGAGTGGTGCCTCGGAGATATCACATTCCAtaaacttaaattcttaaaactgGATCGCTTAGTTATCTCAAGGTGGGAAGCCTCAGATGAATCTTTTCCCCTTCTCGAAACACTTGTTATAAGATGGTGTAACGAGCTTGAGGAGATCCCCAATAGCTTTACAGATATTCAAACACTGAAACAGATTAAGGTGCTTTCATGCAGCAAAGACTCTCTCAAGGCTTCAgctgtgagaattaaggaagaagttgaagatattGAAGGATGCAACCGGGTAGACATCATTATCAAA GATGTTTATGGAAATCTTCGAAAGCTGTGGTAA